From the Paenibacillus tianjinensis genome, the window TGCCTGACTATTGGCTGCAGAATGATAATGTGTGGGAAGTACGCCGGGAAGACAAGCAGGTAGAAGTCCGGTTCTGGGGGCGCATCGAAACCCGGGAGGAGAACGGCGAATTGGTCTTTGACCACAAGGATTATGAAGCGGTACGCGCGGTCCCTTATGATGTTCCGATTATTGGTGCCGACCGCAAGCATGTGAATACACTGCGTAACTGGAGCGCGGAGTCGATTACACTGGCTTCCCGGATGTCCGGATCGCTGACGGGCTCGGATTATCATAAGTTTCTGGAATACAAACGTTCGGTGGAATCCATCTCAGAATTCCTGTATCCGGATGATTCGCAGTACGAAGGCAAGCTGCTCCGGCTGAAGCAGCAGTACTTCCTGTGTAGTGCAGGTCTGCAAAGTATACTGCGGACATTCAGCAAGACCGGGGCTCCGATTGAATCCTTGCCGGATAAAGTGGCGCTGCATATCAACGATACCCATCCTACCCTGGTTATCCCTGAGCTTATGCGGATTCTGATGGATGTGCACGGTATCGGCTGGGATCAGGCCTGGAGCATGACGACACGGATGGTGTCTTATACGAACCATACCATCCTAAGCGAAGCGCTTGAGAAATGGCCGATGGGGATGGTTAAGGAACTGCTGCCCCGCATCTTCCTGATCATTGAAGAAATCAATGCCCGGTTCTGCGGCGAACTGATGAGCAAATATCCCGGTGACCAGAACCGGATCAACCAGATGGCGATCATTCATGATGATCAGGTCCGCATGGCCCATCTGGCAATAGTAGCGAGCCACAGTGTCAATGGAGTAGCGGCGCTGCACACCGAGATTCTGCAGAAGCGGGAGATGCGGTTATTCAATGAAATGTACCCGCACCGGTTCAATAACAAGACGAACGGGATTACGCACCGGCGATGGCTGCTGCATGCCAATCCCGAGCTGGCTGGACTCATCAATGAATCCATCGGTACGCGCTGGATTCATCAGCCTCAGGAGATGATTGGGCTGATCAAATACTGTGAGGATGCATCATTCCAGGAGCAGGTGGCTGCGATCAAACGCCGCAACAAGCTGCGCCTGTCTGAATACATCACCAAGAAGCATGGCATCCAGGTGGATCCCGATTCAATATTTGATGTTCAGGTCAAACGGCTGCATGCCTACAAGCGCCAGCTGCTGAACATTCTGCATATTATGCACTTGTACAATCAGCTTAAGGATAATCCGTCCATGGATATGGTACCGCGCACCTTTATTTTCGGGGCTAAGGCAGCACCAAGCTATCATCTGGCCAAGCGGATTATCAAGCTGATTAACACTGTAGCTGATGTCGTCAACAAAGATCCGGATATTAAGGGCAAAATCCGTATCTTTTTCCTGGAGAATTATTCGGTATCCCTGGCAGAGAAGATTATCCCTGCTGCTGATGTGAGCGAACAGATCTCTACGGCCAGCAAAGAAGCCTCAGGTACAGGCAACATGAAGTTTATGATGAACGGCGCGCTGACGATCGGTACCATGGACGGGGCGAATGTGGAAATGCATGAAATGGTCGGGGACAACAATATGTTCCTGTTCGGTCTGCGGGCGGAGCAGGTGCTCGATTACTACCAGTTTGGGGGATATCACTCCCGTGATATCTATAATGGCGACGGGCGCGTCAAAGAAGTGCTGGACCAGCTGGTGACACCGGGACCGATTTGCTGCAATACCCAGGAATTCGATACGCTGTACCAATCACTGGTTGACAATAATGATGAGTTCTTTGTACTCAAGGATTTTGCCAGCTATGTGGAGACACATGTCAAAATCGATCTTGCCTACCGTAACCAGAAGGAATGGCTGAAGAAGTCCATCATCAACATTGGCCACTCCGGCAAATTCTCCAGTGACAATACGATCAGCCGCTATGCCACTGAAATTTGGAACATTAATCCGGTTAAGTAATGAGGTAACAGATCAATTCAAGAGCAAAGAGGCCGTCACAGACGCAGGTCATTCCTGCATCCGTGACGGCCTTTTGTTGTTCACGGTGCCTACAGTACTTCGGCAACCATCTCTGCGAACCGTTCCAGAAAGCGCCGTTCCTCATCGTCAAAGCGGTGTTTAAGCGGGCTGTCTATATCGAGTACGCCAAGCAGCCGGCCCTCTTTCAGGAGGGGAACGACGATTTCGCTGTTCGATGCGGCATCGCAGGCAATGTGTCCGGGAAAGGCATGGACATCGTCTACGACAAGCGTACGGCGTTCCTCAGCCGATGTTCCGCAGACCCCGCGGCCCAGCGGAATGCGAATGCATGCGGGCAGTCCTTGAAAAGGTCCGAGTACGAGCTCCTTGCCGTCAAATAAATAGAAACCGGTCCAGTTGGTATCCGGTAGAGAGAATTTGAGCAATGCCGAGGCATTTGCCAGATTGGCAATAGCATTCGGTTCGCCTTCCATCAGTGCCGCAAGCTGTGTCAGCACTGCTTCAAAGCGCTCGCTGCGTGTCCCGTCATAGGGCATCGCCTGAAACATGAAGCATCACCTTCCTGTACATGGAGTAAATAATGAAACCAGAACTGTAACTAACAACATAGTACAGCAAGACGCGATACGTCAAGCATTACCGGATTTTTGCAGAAGGTACAAGTGATACCGTAACTGGAGCGGGAGCGGTGTTTCCCCATACGCTTCCCAGGGTAATGCTTAATATATCGAAGGCTCTTGGCCGGAAGGAGTGGAATATGCGCGCCGATGTACAGAACTTGTTCATAGGAATTCATATGCTTTATATTGCACATGAGAGGGACTTGACATTGTCGGAGATGCTGCCTGAACTTGAGGAGCTGGGGTACCGGGTAGCGGAACGCGAGGTGAAGCAGGAACTGGAACGGCTCACTCAGGAGAATTTCCTGACAGCCCATGGCGATGCGTTTAGTATCACCGGTACGGGAATTGAGGAATTCAAGGATATTCAGGTGAAGCTGCAGGTACTCTGCTCTGAGGTGCTCACACCGGCCAAAGCGGTGAAAGCCTCAGGTTGAGCCCGTGCATCTGGTTTCTGCAGCGGGTAAGCTTTAACGAAGCCTATTTTCCAGGCAATGAACAGCGTCAGCATCAGGGGAGATCCACTGCCCGGTGCAGGCGCTTTTTTGTGCGGTAAGAATTCAGGAAATCCTCTCTTATGAAGTATACTTATAAATATGAAAGGGGATGAGGGTATTGTATCTAAGCCATGGGGTAGCACCGAAACTGAGCGGAACAAGAAT encodes:
- a CDS encoding glycogen/starch/alpha-glucan phosphorylase — encoded protein: MFNDKETFKKVFRETLIGKLGKPLEEASNGEVYNIIGNMIRENAGKNWAETNQKYKNNQDKQVYYFSMEFLIGRLLGNNLLNMGVLEVVRDGLAELGFDLREVEEEESDAGLGNGGLGRLAACFLDSLASLQYAGHGCGIRYKYGLFEQKIVDGYQVELPDYWLQNDNVWEVRREDKQVEVRFWGRIETREENGELVFDHKDYEAVRAVPYDVPIIGADRKHVNTLRNWSAESITLASRMSGSLTGSDYHKFLEYKRSVESISEFLYPDDSQYEGKLLRLKQQYFLCSAGLQSILRTFSKTGAPIESLPDKVALHINDTHPTLVIPELMRILMDVHGIGWDQAWSMTTRMVSYTNHTILSEALEKWPMGMVKELLPRIFLIIEEINARFCGELMSKYPGDQNRINQMAIIHDDQVRMAHLAIVASHSVNGVAALHTEILQKREMRLFNEMYPHRFNNKTNGITHRRWLLHANPELAGLINESIGTRWIHQPQEMIGLIKYCEDASFQEQVAAIKRRNKLRLSEYITKKHGIQVDPDSIFDVQVKRLHAYKRQLLNILHIMHLYNQLKDNPSMDMVPRTFIFGAKAAPSYHLAKRIIKLINTVADVVNKDPDIKGKIRIFFLENYSVSLAEKIIPAADVSEQISTASKEASGTGNMKFMMNGALTIGTMDGANVEMHEMVGDNNMFLFGLRAEQVLDYYQFGGYHSRDIYNGDGRVKEVLDQLVTPGPICCNTQEFDTLYQSLVDNNDEFFVLKDFASYVETHVKIDLAYRNQKEWLKKSIINIGHSGKFSSDNTISRYATEIWNINPVK
- a CDS encoding GAF domain-containing protein encodes the protein MFQAMPYDGTRSERFEAVLTQLAALMEGEPNAIANLANASALLKFSLPDTNWTGFYLFDGKELVLGPFQGLPACIRIPLGRGVCGTSAEERRTLVVDDVHAFPGHIACDAASNSEIVVPLLKEGRLLGVLDIDSPLKHRFDDEERRFLERFAEMVAEVL